In Dermacentor variabilis isolate Ectoservices chromosome 11, ASM5094787v1, whole genome shotgun sequence, one genomic interval encodes:
- the LOC142563344 gene encoding organic anion transporter 3-like codes for MHTSHRSFTDKARSGSVVHVREQERRPSELTAESVVIFGNGAFQGLLVAFAQVAMFVSQTMMSVQAVTAKSLYYWCRPPSEYSYMSTAQWLYSGIPRRPDGSYSHCSHYERPRLPGSMPRTAEVPCKHWTYNMTSSGYTIVEEWDLVCDRMWLLVFARAIFMCGRVVCVPLMGLACDRYGRRPVLHASVAVLYCSCVAQCFTSTLSTYVGLGLLQSASSSVVELTTSILLFESTPLRTREEFVALAASVPIVLAPVYYKVVSSLAGYWRILHLAVAAPSVLLIIVVYLTGESLDWLIANGKFEDAERAALWAAELNHEEPEVVKERLAEIMAGLAGLAERPPRPGRFGFCALFSGPRRYEYFITFGCWFTMHVAYFSLPVDQVGQQLHEHTWTPLCLNVLGMSSTYFITKSCGFRGPLVMLSLLCAAMVAAQLVMTDYGLMVPLSWAFTLSFVAFHMSYVFLCIHTVDIFQTRMRSMGFSFAFMCGSLGAVMGALVKYMERAMRQHTSSPELSTTGVLRNSLMTRV; via the exons ATGCATACATCTCACCGCAGTTTTACCGACAAAGCTCGCAGCGGTTCTGTCGTACACGTCCGGGAGCAAGAACGCAGACCCTCGGAGCTCACAGCCGAGAGCGTGGTCATCTTCGGCAACGGTGCATTCCAAGGGCTCCTGGTGGCGTTCGCACAGGTTGCCATGTTTGTGTCTCAAACTATGATGTCGGTCCAGGCGGTGACTGCAAAGTCATTATACTACTGGTGCCGGCCCCCGTCCGAGTACTCGTACATGTCCACGGCGCAGTGGTTGTACTCTGGCATTCCGCGGAGGCCCGATGGCAGCTACAGCCACTGCTCACACTACGAGCGGCCCCGCTTACCGGGCTCCATGCCTAGAACCGCCGAGGTGCCCTGCAAACACTGGACCTACAACATGACCTCAAGCGGCTACACCATAGTCGAAGAGTGGGACTTGGTCTGCGATCGCATGTGGCTCTTAGTGTTCGCCCGTGCCATCTTCATGTGTGGGAGAGTCGTGTGCGTACCTCTCATGGGGCTCGCCTGTGACAGGTACGGTCGGCGACCTGTGCTGCACGCGTCAGTCGCCGTACTTTACTGCTCATGCGTGGCTCAGTGCTTCACCTCGACACTGAGCACTTACGTCGGGCTAGGCTTGTTGCAGTCAGCGTCCTCCAGTGTCGTGGAGCTCACCACTAGCATCCTGCTGTTCGAGTCAACGCCTCTACGTACACGTGAGGAGTTTGTCGCACTCGCGGCGAGCGTCCCGATAGTGCTCGCTCCAGTCTACTACAAAGTGGTGTCCTCGTTAGCGGGCTACTGGAGAATCCTGCACCTGGCCGTGGCAGCGCCGTCAGTGTTACTAATCATCGTTGTATACCTGACTGGGGAGTCCCTCGATTGGCTCATCGCCAACGGCAAGTTCGAAGACGCCGAGCGGGCAGCACTGTGGGCAGCGGAACTGAACCACGAGGAGCCTGAGGTTGTTAAAGAACGGCTCGCCGAAATCATGGCGGGACTAGCAGGGCTGGCCGAGAGGCCACCGAGACCCGGAAGGTTCGGCTTCTGCGCCCTTTTCAGCGGACCGAGACGCTACGAGTATTTCATCACTTTCGGCTGTTGGTTCACCATGCACGTCGCCTACTTCAGCCTGCCCGTTGATCAAGTCGGCCAGCAGCTCCACGAGCACACATGGACCCCATTGTGCCTTAACGTGCTTGGAATGTCGTCGACGTATTTCATCACCAAGAGCTGTGGTTTCCGTGGCCCGCTCGTCATGCTGTCGCTCTTGTGCGCAGCTATGGTGGCAGCACAGTTAGTTATGACCGACTATGGGCTGATGGTTCCATTGTCGTGGGCATTCACGCTTTCATTTGTGGCCTTCCACATGTCCTATGTCTTCCTTTGCATCCATACAGTGGACATTTTCCAGACGCGAATGAGGAGCATGGGCTTTTCTTTCGCCTTCATGTGCGGCTCCCTGGGCGCTGTGATGGGGGCACTCGTGAAGTACATGGAAAGG GCAATGAGGCAGcacacgagctcgcccgagctaTCTACCACCGGGGTGCTGCGGAACAGCCTCATGACGAGGGTGTAA